agagagagagagagagagagacgggtcagaAACAAGGCCTGCCGGGAGGAATTCATGTACATTGTatatgcattcatgtgtgttgtggtttttgtgtatggctatgtgtgtgtgtgtgtgtgtgactcagagAAGTTGGGGTCGAGGGGAAGAGGCTGATAGCTGAACAGGTGAATACATAGCTGTACGCTAAGAAAGGACCGTTAGGTAATGAAGTATTAATTTGTGTGTACAACATGTTATTTCTGTGCAAACGATATTTTAACAAGCAGTGCAGCGGAGATGTGGAGTTTGagagtttgttgctgttgcttcaAATGCATAAAGTCTCAACATCTGCATATATAGCTCATATCTGCATACTGATGAAAGTAGATGATTACCTCTGATGATCCTGGTCTGTTATTTCTCATTAACAATAAAGGAAGTGTTGTCAGAAGAGCTCCTCCCAGCTTCTTACCATAACTTTATTGATGCATCTTATCCCTTACCAAATGCCTGGTACAACTAAATATATCTTTATTCAACAAAATATGAGGCTCATTAAAGCAAATAAATCAATGCAGTCAAGTAAATTCAACTAATTACGGCAAGCGGGTGAAATCAGTTTAACACGTACTGAATATGCTAAACCGAGCACGGGCTTTAAAcagcatttgcatattttatctTGTTACGGCAGTGTTAGTCAATTTGTTGATGCGAATTAGGGAATTGTGCACACAAATTAATGAACTGACGAGGACATGAACCAACCAAACCCAAATGAGATCCATATTGTGCACATGCAGCGTCTCGTGCGTTTGATGTAGTTAAATTACGGCCTCAAAGAAATTTTGTTCTCAGCTCCCGGGCTCCGCGGAAATGAGCGATGAACGAGTCTGATTTATGCCGTGCAgtataagaagaagaagaaaatataaaaagacaTGCAGTCACAGTGTCAAGTATTCAAATATCTTAATTTGCATGAACCATGAATTATGAGACCTATTTCTAAGTCCTGCTGTTTGGGTAGCACTGAtattagtatcagtattagCATTAGTGGTCGTGTCAGTGTTAGTATTAGAGAGGAGATAGAGACACACCCAGGATCTAGACTGCACACACTAAtatactaatgtgtgtgtgtgtgtgttgagggtgggggtgggaggggtgggggggggagtTGAGTGCATAGTGGTGTCAGGGGTTACAGTTTTCAGGGAGAGTATTTCTCTGATGCTGAGTCAGCCCCTTTACCATAATATATACATCCTGTCTCCTCtttcctactctctctctctctctctctctctctctctctctctcacacacacacacacacacacactcacacaattgCAATATTAACTTAAGGCTGGATAGTGCTTTCAGGCACATCTATCACACTTGACACACACAGTTCAaaattgattttctgttttgagtGTTGAAAGAAAGATTTAAAGCCGTCACTTTAGTTTTACGGGTTTAATTGAAAGTAAAACATTGATAATGATTAATGAATAAACTTTTTTTGGATTCATGTTTGGCTTATCTCTAATGGACTCATTAGTGAGAAGATCGGCCGGTGGACAGCtttacattttgtaaaatagTTGAGGAACTGTGACTTGTCGTGCAAGTTTCCCCTCTCTGTGTCAGAGAGTATAAAGTTAACGACGTGTAACAGTGATCGGACTCCAGATTTAAACCTGACATGACAAAACACAGTTGTTTCCTTTGTTATCTGAGGGTTTAATGTGGCAGCATCTTGCACTACACTGTTGTCCAGTTGTGCTGTGTCACCTGcatgtctctcgctctctctctctttttgtgtttggtgtaATGTGCTGTAAGTGGGATGTGGGGCAGAGACAAAGATTAATGTTGTTGaaggtgagctgtgtgtgttgaagcCCAGCGaggccagagaggaggaggaggagggagtatAGAGtcggaagagagagagtgggattGTGTGTACCTGAGGTCTTTAGCCTCACCTTCACAACTTGACCCGAACAATCTCTTAAAAGCCCTCAGATAAAGTTAATTAATGGCTGCCGGCCGAACATGTGCAcccatgcacacgcacacgcacacacacacacacacacacacacacacacacacacacacacacacacactcacactcaaatcacttttgaaaatgttttacttaaATGTTCTTTCTTGTATTGAGTCAGTcctttgctgttattttctgGTTCGGGAGCTGAAACTTGAAGAATAAGAATATGGAAGATTGTGAGGATGAGCTGTAAAATAACTGGCTGCCATCTGATGACGTCTGTCTTGTTTATCAGAGGAGAGTTACTAGGAAATCTCAGGATATTCCTCAGGACCCTCCACACCCTCTTTTTGAGATATCAGTAGTGGTCTGAAATTAAGTTTTCTGCTGATACGACATGCCGATAAGTGAAATTTATCCAAATTTGCCCCGGTTGTGGTTTTTGTCAGGAGAGCATCATGCAGGCCTGTTTCAGtaggatgaatcttacagtttgtttgaaagaaaatgttcgataaaaataaatatggcataaCTCAAGCTGaagttgttttcttattttgcccattagatgtgtgcattttgaaaaccattgtagtttatgtctgcatctgccagtgggccattGTGATAAGAGTAAGCATACTAATATGTTAATTACACTTGATGAGACTTGATGTTCTttgcaattaggtggaaaattaagtgaaaaaaaatgtgcatatgtATCTGTTTCGGCACTGACGATTTGCCAAAAGAGgtggaaaatatcagcaaaaaaaaaaaaaatcgaatagTGTGCATCTCTAGTAGCAGGAATAGAAATAGTTGATCTTTTGTCCCAGAAGCTATTTGAAGTTTGAACTTGTACCCGGGCAGTATGCAGACTAGAACTGAATTGTTACCTTTGTGCCTGATTTGCACTCTTGTATTTCCTGGCAATATAGGACTGAAACTGTATGTCCTTTTGTGTTTTAGGGCTCAATCTTAATGTTTTTCTAACTGTTTACTGCAAAATGAATTGCCCCAGAGGGGATAATAAGGACTACTCTGCACTACTctactctaacacacacacacacacacacacacacgcgcacccCTGGCTTGTTTTCCAGGCCTGACCAAAAGACCTTCACCCAGCTGCTAAATGAGAAATTGATCTCTGACTTCTTAAAATGATTGCCGGTTGTAATGATACACCACCTGCGGTCATCCCACAGAGAGCAGGGGGGGACGCCCATTTTAGCTTTTCCGTAatctgtgtgcacgtgtgtgtctgcatgggtGCTTTTGTCCCTTTTCTCTAAGGGCTTGTGTATGTTTCTAAGTGTTGAATGAGTTGTGAGTTTGTAATTGAATACCGAAGGGGTGTGCGCTTGAATTCGTTTGATTTCAATTAATGTCGGATGGGATTATCTGTGCTAACATGTATTGCCAAACGCTCTCTTTTCAAAGCGGTCTGAGCTGAAACCTTGTTAGTGAACCAGCGGTGCCCGATCATTTCCAAATTGCTATTGTTCCAGACATATAATCCTTAGGTGACCTTTACGTTGTGCTGTGTGGGGGAATTCTCTGAGATGATTGGATGACCTTTTGTCTCACATTAACCTCTGCCCTTCCAGTACAGCGGCACATTCAGGCATATGTCAAAGACTGTGGGCAGGGCCGCAGAGCATTTGGTCCAAAACCAAATCGTGCAGAAATGTATTACTGTTACTTTTATGAGAAATGCTCATTGCCCGTTATTGTTTTAtggttggctttttttttttttttacattattggCTAAAAGGCTAACCTCTCACACTGAGTTGAATCCGGATGCATTAATGCATTTAGTGATGagtaaaacagcagcaacagataCCGATATCTGCTGTCCCACCCTCtgactctctcctctccccacctctctctctttcagtgggATGTTTTTTGATGGGAATCACACCTACATGATTGAACCCGGAGGACAAGGCAACAGCGACGTAAGtactgctgcagaaaaaaagggatTGCACGTTTACAGAGGCTGGTGATTCTTCTCTCTTAGTTTATCAGTACACTTCCTTCACATTTTTGGAACCAGTTGCTCCTCGGTAGGAATCTCCCAGTTTTCATTGCCAATACAGAGTAGAAAACTTTAAGTGTTAATTGATTTAGAGTCCGTTACTTCGACTGAAATATGTTGGCTTAGAGCTAGGGCTGACCTGAATGCTTTGAAGTTTTTAGGCTTTGAAGCTTTGATCGTTGTCTGGGTAGTCGGCGGGAAAATCAGTACTTGAATACTTTTTTTAATAGCAGACGCTGTGCGTTTTATTTTGACGGAAACATATCCGCCACAGCGCGGCTGTAGTGCACCCGCACGTGCCTCACAAAATCTGGATGCAGAGCCCATTCTCAGGATAGCGGTGTGCCTCTGGAATGCAGATCCGGCCAAATCAGAACCACCGGGACATGTGTGGCTCTCAGACAGGAGACACTTGCGGCTCCATGATATCAGTCTGCGTGCCAGCGTGTGTCATTTGACAGGAATGCAGACCCCCTTGATGGTTGCTATGAACTACCGttgtctccttgcctccttgtctGTTctgggaaaaagaagaaaggggtAAGTCCACTAAGAGGTCCAGATAATTTATGCGGGACTGCTGGAGACTCCTGCTCCAGAAACCTCACTGACCATCCTTTGTGTATTACGCTGGGCTTTTGGTATCAAATATTAGTCTTGGAAAAATCTTTGATATGATATTCCATCCATGAGTATCAGTGTCGGTGCGTCCCTACTCCTCAGCCCTGTTGAATCATCTGTGCTCAGGATATTCTGCTAATTGCGATGCTCTGCTGCAACACTGTGTGCATGGCTGATTAGTGAGAATAGCAGGCCTGGTATTAGAGGATACTCATGCAGGTCATGTACTGTCCTGAGAGGACCTCCTGGCAAATCCGCATCAGTTACAGATCACACACCAGTTGTTACCACTTTTCCTAATGAGTCCTGAGCCAGGAGCACAGGACTCAGGACAGGGAGATTTGCTGCGTTACagagcctggagagagagagagagagagaaagagagagagagagagagagagagagggccgaGCAAGACTACAGCCAATTAGATGATAACAATTACAGGCATTACGTTGGGAACGAAAGGACAGATCAGAGATGGTCTGAAGACGCTTTGAGCGAGGGAGCGAGGGaacgagagagcgagagagcatgGCACCgatcctctgtgtgtgcgtgtgcgtgcatgtgtgtgtgtgtgtgtgtgtgtgtgtgtgtgtatgtgtgtgtgttgggagacTGCTTTTGCGCTCTAATTAAAATGTCCAGAAgaagtgtgtgtctgggtgGTGGTAATCAGTGAGGGACGAAAGGAGGGAAGATAAGAGAGGTCAGGGActtgtatttgtgagtgtgtgtgtgcaaatgtgtgtaagTGCACTCATGGGCTTGGTGGAGGCCTGGCACAGTGAGCTACTTAGGATTCATATCTGTATGACAGTTTTTACTGCCCGTAACTGTGGAAAGAGGGAACGGGAGAGGAAGAAGTGGACAGGAGTGGACGGAGATGTAGAAAAAAGAGGCGCAGGAGCAGCGGTCAGACTTACACTTCAAAAAGCTTCGCCTCCAGTTCACTCCCCTTCAAAACCTCATGAGGGATGAAAATATATTCACTTATATATTCGTAATACTATTTATATAcccatttattatttttatgctatttatttacacatgcaGAAAATTACTCAAGGGATATGTTAGGGATTTCACATAACATATGCGCTTTCAGCTGGTAGAAGTGCTACTGGGTGTTGTTGACCTCTGTGAGAAAATCTAAGATAGAAGAGGCAAGAATCCTGGCTGTCTCAACTGTATATTggctaataaaaaataatcaacagagGAAAGAAGCCGCAAAACGGATTGTTTAAACGTAGGATGAAAGTCCCACCTCATCCAGTCTGGGTCCATTTTTTCTCCATCAAGTGAAGAACATTTGCTAAAAATAGGTCTAACTGCCCCATAAGAGGGAATCAGGTACAGAGAGAGGTGGTGGGaagcacaaaagaaaagaaaaaaaaatatgcacagcAGTGAGAGCTACACATCTTGGCTTATACTGATAGATTCCCATCCAAATCACATATTTACATTGTTAGTAAATCAGATAGAAATCGATCATTTAGCTTGCCAAGGTATTAGCCTTGTCATCTGTCTCTGATGTAATCAAACtgcaaaatgaagagaaataatTGGTTTGTAGGCATATAAGCAGACATAAAGAAAGGCTGGTGGTTTTGCGCaagcagcaataaaataaaaagcgaGGAAGCTAATGAAAAGTGCCAGAGAATCGTGagtgggagagatggagagaataaGATGAAGGCCAGAGACAGAATGAGCAACAGCAATGCTTCGGCCCTCTGGGTTTCTATCACATCTGTCATGGCGCTCGCCTCCCTTCCAATCGTCTTTGACTCACGCCCTTTCTCGctttccttctcctctgcctctgtcagtCTGCTCCACTGTTTTCTGGAGGGACTGAATTATTCAAGCAAGAGCGAAAGACTGTGAAGAGTCCACTCCGAGATCTCTCAGAATATCACTGCAGCACTCCTCTTCAGAGATGTCTCCATcatctcttgctttctctctctctctctctcacacacacacacacacacacacagactgcagatACACAGGAGACACTCATCAAAACACACCCTCACATGCAGACTCACATCTCACTTGCATTCAGAGCCCAAATTTGCTTGCAGTGGGTGTTGGATGCAATTATTTTTTGGGCAGCTGTTTGGTTAGAAGAGATCTAAGCGTGCTTGCATACTTTAATGACAGATTCCCTCCCTGTTGGATTGTGTgcaccaagtgtttttttttttaggcaaacAGTTGGCTCGCGGTTTCGTTGGCAGTATTGGTTTTGGGCTGTTTGGTGGGTGGGGGAACGCTGGCTACGTGACAAGGCCTGGGACAGTGCTGCCCTCGAGCCCAGTGGTAGCTGTCAGTTTGTCAGTACTGAGCCGTGGATGTCTGCCCCCCTTGGGCAATAGTCCACTCTgactgtatgtctctctctctctttctctttctctctttctctctgtctctttctctctctttctttctctctctctctctgactgcctGCTTGGTCTGCGCCTCATCCTCAGAAGTTtgtcaaacagacacacagatgtttGCTGAAAAGCCTAAGTGCTCTCTATGCCCTGCATGACAgctaacacaccaacacacacacacacacacacacacacacacacgcacatagagAGAGAGCCACATTCAAGACTCACCCACAGTGCTAGGTTTTGGGTGCTTCTTGCTTTGAcacctacccacacacacataaacacatacagtagCACAGTGTTcatgaacacagacagaaaatggtGTGTTctaagtgtttttcttttttttttttttttttttttagggaaactCTCTCTTTTCGAAAAGGTTATGTCTGCTGTATTTGTGCAGTGACGCTTTCCCGAGGCTGTTTTTGCAGACAAATATGGCACGTGTCATTCTCTGTCAATTAGTAAAGGCTCAGAAGACAGAGCCTTTCCACTTTGACGCTCCAGTAATTCTGGCTTGATCACCTACTTGAATGTGACAGTAAATAACACGGAAAGATGGGGTGTgtggtgagacagagagaatgtgagagagagaaagcgagaaacagagagagagagaggtggcatGACTCCTATCTGCCATATGGTAAACCCATCTGCCCTTCTTCCGCCAAGGAAGAAAAAGTTAGGCAGGACATTACCCAAGTGTGTTCAAAGCAAGCTGCCACAGTCACCCAATGCAGGTGAATCACATGTGGTATTAAAATGAATCAGCGATGCACCATGTCTTATAAATAAGCTTGTATATAAGATCTACTGATTAGGTTACAGTACGTCAAATGCTTCCTTTTACTTCACACACTAAAAATGCATCGTTCATCAGTGCTACATAGCTGATAATTcttgcacttgtgtgtgtgtgcgtgtgtatgtgcgtgcacacacacatgcatctctGAGTGATAATGTGTGATGCCAGTTTGCATAAGCAGAAAACACCATATGCTTAGCTCTCACGTTTTCACACACTTTCCCCGGCCCCACCTGCACCTCGGGGCCCCTGTGGCTACATCTCCACAGCTCTCCCAGCTTCCTCCTACTTCGCCATTTGCTCTCCGTCTCCCAGGCGAGGGCTGACTGAGACGCAGCCTCGGAAAATGAAGCGTTCCCGAGCATCGCTCTTTTGATGTTTATACCTGGTGTTCTTCCTGCATCCTGCGTGGGCGTCTGACCTGCAGAGCCCAGACTAGCCTGAGATGAGGAGATGCTGGGAGGATAAAAGCGGTGGGGGTGGAGGCTGCATATTGAGGCGGCTGGTGGGTGTATGTTGGTGATTATTGGAATAGGgcgagtggtggtggtggtggggagggtcGCACTAGGTGCCAAGGGGAGGGTTTTTGATTCAAGGCCAAGTTAGGAATGGAGCAGAGTGTGGGTTAAAGTGGATGGGATAAGAGAGGGGGCTCCCGTGTGGCCTTAAGCCAACTCCATGTTACTAAACTAGGAGCagttcattcacacacacagagagagagagagcgaatgAAAGGAGCCGTACCCCTCCCTATTTTACATTCATGAGCCAGCAGTCTGCGTCTGAGGTACCATCTCCCCTGGCAAcacaggccccgccccccttcTTTTGTACCAAGACATCTGAGAGCCATCTGTGTTTAGACCCCTAATCCCCATCACTACGCACATCCTGCTGAGTGTATAGTCTATAAgctgcatgtgcatatgtatgtgtgtgtgtgtgtgtgtgtgtgtgtgtgtgtgttgtgtgtgtgtttctaagtGCATGGGATGAGATGGATGAACTGGCGAACAAAGAAGATGCTGGTCAAAGCAACACAGGATTACAATAGTTAATTCAACATGCAGTGCCTGCTCAGATATTCATGATGGATGCTATGTGTTTATGTTACAAATAATAAACCAGCAGCTACGTTGTTCCGCTCTTTAATTAAGGTCTAACTAATCGTCAGGCACTAAACTCTCAGCCAACATCAAAGTGTCACATCAAAGAGGGCATTGCTTACAATTACGACTGCTGAAATTTAAGCTGGTGGCTGTTGATTCAAAATGCTCAGTCCACTTGGACCACATCAAAGATAAGATTAAACACCAGAGTGCTCACTTAGTTGCCAGAAGCCATTTACAGAGTGCACTGTCCTTAAATGATGCCGGTTTCTCCACCGAGCTGATCTTAGAATAAATTTGGTATTTATCTACAGAGCAGATCAAAGTTAAAGTCACTTTAAAATGTCAGGGATATTTCTTGCCATTTCTTCCCTTTTGCCAGTgattatgaaaattaatttgtaataattaaCTGGCACACTTTTGTCATCTTTGGTCTGGCAAATAAAAAGAGGCACACAGTTTGattaatgttttaattaaaaaaaaaaaggatgtctgacatcattttcattgatttcaaatattGTACAAGTATGgcctttggagaaaaaaaagtcaaaaactaCAGAGTTGACAATACCAtgaatttaatatttcattacaaATACAAAAGGCAATATTTATATTGTTACTTAAATTCTTGATTGAGTCTTGATTACAAGGACTGACAAAACTGAACAGTCTTCTCACCCAAGATGGCAATAGTTTAATAGTGTAACAGaattttttaacataaaaacaaaaatcacagattCATCAAGTGATCAAACTGTCCCATGGAAActagggatgcatgatatttgatttttttttttttcttttttacaatatctcaaatgctgatattttccaactcttttggctgattgCTGATTCTGATAACTGATAtaggcacatatttttttcacctcattGGTGAGAACATCAGGTGTCTCTTGTAGTGGAATGAACATATTATTTTGCCCAATCTTATTGTGGCGGCCCACTGGCAGAggcagacataaaataaaatgcttctcaaaatatatacacacaactTAATTTCATTTTTGCCCAACATCTTCTTTCAAAGAAAATTTAAAGATTCATCCTACTTAAACGGGCAGGGGATGACACTTTCCTTAAGACAATCCTAACATTAGCCTCAACCAGGGCAGATTTGACCTATCAGCAGAAATTTTGAATTGGGCCaatactgatatttcattttaaagccaatatCGACTGATACTGATAACGTTCCGATATTATTGTGTATCCCAAATGGAAACCATTTTATTAGATAGCATTTGAGAGCAGAAATGGACATGATTTTCAATCCTTTAACTTATTACACTACACTAAAATTTAATCCTATACAGAAATACTGTAATCAGCAAACACTGTGTCCAACAGAAAACTATGGCGTTATTTTCAGTGCTATCCTTGAGATATTCTGATTAAAATTCATGTTAACATTATACGTACAACAAATCTACAAGTTATGCAATGTGCTAGAGGCCATACTGTTCAAACATAGTCAAGgctaacaaaatgtgtttacaaAGGCAAATGTAACCTGGCACAGTATTCACATCAATTagtgcattcaaaacaaaacagctgctctCGACAGGGCACTGAGACGTTACGAGGAATTCATGTTATACAACAGAAAGACACAGGATACAAATGGGTAAGTCAGTTAGTAGTCGTCCCTTCAAAACCACTTAACAAGTAACTAAGACTTGGAGGTTAATCAGAATCAGTGTTATGTACAGTAGTGATGACAGAAGGCCTCCACGGAGACAGCTTTAAATATAAAAGTGACACATTATTAGTGTATTAACATGATTTGCccaatataaaaatgtaacaaaaaacattaaacttaTCTTTTGCCAACCAGCCGTGTGGCTCTACTTAATCACCAATACTAAACTGTTGAGAAAGTCTGTTCACACCAGTGCTATCAGGCAGCTGGATTTTTGTTCTAGAGAAAATCTTATCCTTCATATGGTACCTTACAGGCTCTCTAATAAGGCTCATTCTCTGATCAGCTATTTTAGATCTGAAACGAATGGACAGCTTGGAACTGCCACTCTAGAGGGCATTATATAGCACTCATAAATTGTATTAACCTTCATCCCTCATTTTCTTAATGTATCGATAGAGGAAGGCATGCAAGAACTGGATCAGTGCTGTCGTAAACTGGAGAGCAGACTTCAATGTGCTGAGgtcatcagtctgtctctccTAATGTCCCTGTGTAAGTACGGGGATGTCGATCTCTATGGCAGACATGCGTGAGCGGGTGGAGTAGCGGTGGCCGGCGTAGCTGGATGCGTAGCCCTGAGAAGGAGCATAGCTCTGAGACGGAGCGTAGCTGTAGGCTTGAGTCCCCCCTGCCTCTGACCCATAGCCATCCGGAGCAGAAATCTGCGACATGTAGACCTGGGGTGGCACAGTGGCCGCCACACTCTGGGCATAGCCCTGGGACGGTGCATAAGGCTGGGCATCGATAACAGTGGGAGCGTAGGTCTGTGGTGGGAAAGGCTGGGGGCCGTAGACCGGGGAGGGAGGATATCCGTTGGCAGTGAGAGGCTGGGTGGACAGAGAAGTTGACATCGAGGGGAGGGGCAACCAGAAGGGTGAAGGCAACTTCTTACACATGCAGTACCACATGAACATCATCAGGGCAGCGAGCATCAGACCTCCAGAGCAACCTATGGCTACATAGACAGCAAACCCATCCGAGAAAATGTTGTCGTATATGATGTTCATCTCTTTTGTGCGGAACAGGAACCACACTGAGGGTGCTATGGCGATAGCTCCACCCAGGAACAAGAACATCCCGGCCACTAGGTGACAGCCTGAGCTGTTGACCAGGCAGCGGATGGTCTTAATGTCTGGGTCTGGTTTGtcggagcagcagcaggtcttACACATCCCGGCCATGCACAGCAGCAGGGCTGTAGAGCCAAACAGCAAACCTGTCGGCAGGCAGAACTGGAGGAGCCTCAGGTCCAGCTGATC
The Myripristis murdjan chromosome 16, fMyrMur1.1, whole genome shotgun sequence DNA segment above includes these coding regions:
- the cldn12 gene encoding claudin-12, with the translated sequence MSCRDIHATNAFSFIIALISVGGIAVATLIPQWRVTRLVTFNRNAKNISVYDGLWAKCVKQDGYSGCYYYDSEWYSKVDQLDLRLLQFCLPTGLLFGSTALLLCMAGMCKTCCCSDKPDPDIKTIRCLVNSSGCHLVAGMFLFLGGAIAIAPSVWFLFRTKEMNIIYDNIFSDGFAVYVAIGCSGGLMLAALMMFMWYCMCKKLPSPFWLPLPSMSTSLSTQPLTANGYPPSPVYGPQPFPPQTYAPTVIDAQPYAPSQGYAQSVAATVPPQVYMSQISAPDGYGSEAGGTQAYSYAPSQSYAPSQGYASSYAGHRYSTRSRMSAIEIDIPVLTQGH